In Sphingobacteriaceae bacterium, the following proteins share a genomic window:
- a CDS encoding 4-hydroxybenzoate octaprenyltransferase: MIKSINNYLSLIKFSHSIFALPFAVIGFSLAVQSGKAEFSWEKFMLVILCMLFARSAAMAFNRYIDRKFDAKNPRTAVREIPAGTIAPGSALAMVIICSTGFVVCTWLINPLCFYLSPVALLVILGYSYTKRFTPLCHLILGVGLALAPIGAYIALTEEFDLIPVLLSVVVFLWVSGFDIIYALQDDEFDKSQNLKSIPVFLGRKNALRLSEFLHLIAGCLVVAGYFSGLFGWLYVIGALGFVALLIYQHLLVKPDDLSKVTLAFGTTNGVASVVFCAFVCADIFL, translated from the coding sequence ATGATCAAGTCCATCAACAATTATTTATCCCTTATAAAATTCTCTCACAGCATCTTTGCATTGCCCTTTGCTGTTATTGGTTTTTCTCTGGCGGTTCAATCGGGTAAAGCCGAATTTAGCTGGGAAAAATTTATGCTGGTAATTTTATGTATGCTCTTTGCGAGAAGTGCGGCTATGGCTTTTAACCGTTACATCGACCGTAAATTCGATGCTAAAAACCCAAGAACAGCGGTACGCGAAATTCCTGCGGGAACAATCGCTCCAGGCTCTGCTTTGGCAATGGTTATTATTTGCTCTACTGGGTTTGTAGTTTGCACCTGGCTCATTAATCCACTTTGTTTTTACCTTTCGCCTGTGGCCTTATTAGTCATTCTTGGTTACAGTTATACTAAACGTTTTACTCCATTGTGTCACTTAATTCTGGGTGTGGGACTGGCCCTGGCGCCAATTGGCGCTTATATCGCGTTAACTGAGGAGTTTGACCTTATTCCTGTATTACTAAGTGTTGTTGTTTTTTTATGGGTGAGTGGTTTTGATATTATTTACGCTTTGCAAGATGATGAATTCGATAAAAGCCAGAACTTAAAATCTATTCCTGTTTTTTTGGGAAGAAAAAATGCTTTACGTCTTTCTGAATTTTTGCACCTGATCGCAGGGTGTTTAGTTGTTGCCGGTTATTTTTCCGGACTCTTTGGATGGCTCTACGTTATTGGCGCATTAGGCTTTGTAGCATTGTTGATTTACCAGCATTTACTTGTTAAACCAGACGATCTGAGTAAGGTCACTTTAGCATTTGGAACTACTAATGGTGTTGCCAGTGTTGTATTTTGCGCTTTTGTATGCGCGGATATTTTCCTTTGA
- a CDS encoding tRNA (adenosine(37)-N6)-threonylcarbamoyltransferase complex ATPase subunit type 1 TsaE, translating to MKAALELDISDINDISSHAKAILDFAPDTKLFLLYAPMGAGKTTLIKELCIQLGSVDQFSSPTYSIINEYDYPEGKIYHFDLYRLKSQEELLDLGIEEHLSFGNYCFFEWPELVENLIGSDYLKMEIEVTENNRYLRASHF from the coding sequence ATGAAAGCTGCACTAGAACTTGATATTTCAGATATCAATGATATTTCTTCACACGCGAAGGCAATTCTTGATTTCGCGCCCGACACTAAATTGTTTTTGCTTTATGCACCTATGGGAGCGGGTAAAACTACGCTAATAAAAGAGCTTTGTATTCAGTTGGGAAGTGTTGATCAGTTCAGTAGTCCAACCTATTCAATCATCAACGAATACGATTATCCAGAGGGAAAAATTTATCACTTCGACCTTTACCGTCTTAAAAGTCAGGAGGAGTTATTGGATCTTGGCATCGAAGAACATCTAAGTTTTGGAAATTACTGTTTTTTTGAGTGGCCCGAGCTCGTAGAGAATTTGATAGGGTCAGACTACCTGAAAATGGAGATAGAAGTAACCGAAAATAATCGTTACCTTCGCGCTTCACACTTTTAG